One Klebsiella electrica genomic window, TGCAAACGCTGGGGAATACCTTTCAGATTAACGGCCTGCATGAGACGCAGGGCAGCAGCGAATATAGCATTCCGCTGCGCACCCATGCCGGAGAGATCATCGGCTATCTCAGCTGGCAGCCGCGTCTGCCCGGTGCGGAAGCGGCGCACGCGGCGTCGAACAGTATCCGGCTTATCGCCATAGTGGCCGCCAGCCTGATCCTGCTGTTTATCCTCTTCAGCTGTCTCGGGCTGTACAAACTGTCGTGTGGCGAGAAGCTGGCGCGCAATATCGCGCTGACTGACTGGCTTAGCCAGTTGCCCAACCGGCGGGCGCTGATCGGCCGACTGAATCAGCAGTGCGAAGAGCCGCAGCAGGTGACCCAGTGCGTGGTGTTTATTGACCTCGACGGGTTTAAGGATGTCAACGATAACTACGGGCATGACGTTGGCGACGCGCTGATTGCTCATATTGCCCGCGCGCTACAGGAGCGGGTCCCGGGCGACGGCCTGCTGGCCCGTATGGGCGGCGATGAATTTGCCATGACCATCAGCGGAGAGCTGGCGGTGGATCAGGCATCGGCTTTTGCGTGGGCGGTACTGGAGATGCTGAAATCGCCGGTGAAGCTCAATGAGCGCAAAATTTACATCAGCGCCAGTATCGGCATTGCCAGCGGTTCTCCCGCGTCCTGTTCGAGCACCGAGTTGTTTCGCCGGGCCGATATTGCGATGTATCACTCGAAAAAATCGGGGAAAGGGCGCACCTCCTGGTATGACGAAACCCTTAACGATACCCGGCAGTACCAGCTGAATATCGAAAACGGCATTCGCCAGGGGCTGGAAAACGATGAGTTTGATGTCTGGTACCAGCCGATTGTGAACGCCGATACCCTGGAGATGGAGGGCGTCGAGGCGCTGCTGCGCTGGCCGCGCCGACCGGAAGGGCCGCTGCCGCCGGATGTCTTTATCGGCATTGCGGAAAGCAGCGGTCTGATTTATGCGCTGGGGCAGTTTGCGCTCTACCGGGCCTGCTGCGATCTCCAGCCCATCGGGGAATTGATGCTGTCGGTGAATATCTCGCCCGCACAGTTTCGTGACCCGGAGTTTGAAACGCGCGTCGTTCAGGTGCTCGCCCGCTGCCATTTTCCGGCTCGCCGGTTGCAAATTGAGGTGACCGAGAGCTATGTGATGGAAAACCCCGCTCGCGCCCTTGCGGCGATTGAAAATTTGAAAGCGCTGGGGGCGGCGGTTGCGCTGGATGATTTTGGCACTGGCTATTCCAGTATCGGCTATCTGCGCAGTTTTCGTTTCGATACGCTTAAGATTGATAAATCGCTGGCCGGGCTGGTGGATGTGGATGCCCAGGCCGCTGAACTGGTTCGCGGGACCGTACGCATCGCCAGCGCGCTGGGCATGACGGTGGTGGCCGAAGGGGTCGAGAATCAGCAGCAGCTGGCGCTGCTGCGACGGGCGGGATGCGATCGGTTGCAGGGTTTTTACTTCAGCGAACCGATGCCGATTAGCTCATTGTTACTGCTGCGCCAGCAGCAAGGCTGACCGTTTACTCGTTGGCCAGCGCTTCCAGCTTGTCACGAAAACCGGTCACCGAGATAGCCCGGTTATCCGCCCGCCAGCGATCTTTCGGGCCGGGAGCCGAACTCTGAACGGCAATGACCTGCCAGCCGGTATCGGTTTTTAACAGCAGCGGCGAACCGCTATCGCCGGGCAGCGTGTCGCACTGGTGCGACAGTACCGTGTTTTGCGCCCAGCCGGTCACAATACAGTCCTGATGGCTGTACAAATTATCCAGATGATCTTCCGGGTAGCCGGACTGAGTAACTTTTCTCTCAGACACCTTCAGCGCGGCGGTGAGAGCGGCTTTATCGCCGCTAAACAGCGGGATCGGCGTGATGCCGCCCGGCGCGTAGCGTAAAACGATCAAGCCAAAGTCCCAGGGCGCGGCGGCCGAGGGGACAATCCAGCCATCGCCATCGGCTTTGAGCCGTTTACCCAGCGACGGATCGACGCGACCTTCAATGCCGTGAATCTCATACACCCAGCCGCCCTTGCGGGAAATAAAGCGCAGCGCAACGGGTTTATCCGGCTTACCTTTTGGCGGCGTCAGCAGACAGTGACCGGCGGTCAGCGCCAGATGCGGTGAAATGAGGGTGGCGGTACACAGATTGCCACTGGCCGTTTCTAACTGACCAATGGCATCCCAGGGTTCCTCAGCCGGATTGTTGACCGGTTTGCGATCGTCATGACCGAAAAAAAGCGTCTTGATATCTTTCGCACTCATGCTGTCATCATCAGCGTGAGCAAACGGGGACAACAAACAAGAACACAGCAATAACAGTACGTCTTTACGCATATCACTCTCTGGGGAGAAATTATGTTTCTACATTGCATCCTTTCGCGTGCTTCACGCGGATGAAGCCGCCGGGATGATTTTGTGTATATTGACAGTAGCAGGAGATTTAAGTTTATGAAAGTTAAGAGTAATTTTAATCAAGGCCAACGGCGAACAAAATTAGCTCCAGACGGCTCTTTTTTGCGGAAGAATGAAGATAACTCAACCGGTTAGCGCGTCTCTCTCCGTGGCGTTATTTCCGCAGAAACCGCAGCGGGAAGCAACATAAATCGGGTTACGGAAAGTACCAAACCAGACGAAAATTAAGCAAGCGGGTCGCGCAAAGGGATCGGGAGTTTATTGCGCGGCCCGCGACGAAGGGCAGTAAAAACAGACATTTCTTCAGTTGAACATGCACTTCTTTACAGCATACTCAGTTGCTTTCAATGTGAAACATTTTCTCACCGCAAATATTGTTATTCCTCGCCTCCGTTGAGCAAACAGAGATGTTATCCCGGCGATGATATCAACTAATTCTTATTTCCGGTTTCGGGAGGATGTATGTCTAAAAAAGGTATTCGCGCGTTAGTTTATGTTTCTCTCGCGTCGGTTTTTATCTGGGGCGCAGCGGGATATCTGGTCGTGCAGGCTGTTCATGTCATGTAACCCGTCGGGGCCGACGTCACTCTGGCGCCTGGCCCCGACGGCTTAGTCCGTCCGGGAACGGCGCCGGGATATGCGCAAGTAAAAATTGATACAGCAGATCGACAGGCTGCGGATTGAGCGTGTGCTTTGGCCACACCAGATAATAGCCCTCGCCGGTTGCAACGGCTTGCGCAAACGGCAGCGCCAGCAGGCCGCTGCGAATGGCTTCCAGACTCAAAAAAAGATCGCCCACCGAGACGCCGTGCCCGCTCATGGCCGCCATGGTACCTTGTTCCAGACTATCAAAGACGATTCCCTGATTTATCCCGGTCTGCGCTGGCGTGTCGGCATGCTGTAGCCAGCGTCGCCAGTCGCGGCGATCGGTCGTTGGATGAATCAGCGGGCAGGATGATAAATCCTGGCGAGCGGCCTCGACCATCGCCGGGGCACAGACCGGAACCAGCCATTCGGCAAATAACAGCCCGTGGCAGGTCTCTTCGCCGAAATGACCATCGCCAAGCAAAATCGCGCAATCGTAAGGTTCGCGGGTGAAGTCGACGCTGTCTCTGTCCATCCACACGCTGCTCATCTCGATAACCGGCCGCGGATGCTGCTGGCGAAAGCGCTGCAACACATCCAGCAGCCAGCGCATGGTCAACGTCGACGGCGATTTCAGCCGCAGTTTGCCCGCCTGATGTCGCAAGGTCTGGCAGGCTCTGTCGATGGCGGCGAAGTTTTCCGCCAGCGCGCTGGCGAGCTGCCTTCCTGCGTCGGTGAGCGTCACTTTTGGCCCCTGACGGGTAAACAACTGGCAGTCGAACCAGGCCTCGAGCGTGCTGATATGACGGCTGACCGCCCCGGGAGTCACGTGCAGCGCCGCGGCGGCCGTGCTAAAGGAGCCAAGGCGGGCGGCGGTTTCAAAAGCGCGGAGGGCGTACAGCGGCGGCATCGACATATCGGTTAGTTTTCTATGTTGAGTAAAACTCACATTCAAACTCAGCCTTTGTCGTTTTTCAATCCTGAAATCTAAGTAGAAAATGCGCTGACCTGAAAAAAGAGAGTGAGTCAGTATCATGAACTATGCATTGATGGCGGGATACAGCATGACGGTGCTGGCGCTGATTGCGACACCGGGCCCGGTCGTGCTACTGGTGACCGGTTGCGCCGCCAGAGACGGGGCTTCATTGGCACTGCGTACGATGATAGGCAGCAATCTCGCGTCGCTGGTGCTGATGGCCGTTGCGGCAGCTATGTTGAGCGGCGCCGTGGCGATCCATCCCGATGTTCTGCTGCTGTTGGCGGCGCTGGGGTCCATCTATATTACGTGGCTTGCCCTGAGTATGTTGCGCGCACCGCACATAACGCCTGGCGCGGTGACCGCGCGAGGCGGCGTGTTGTCGGGGTTTGCCACTGCCCTGAGTAATCCCAAGGACATTCTGTTCTTTGTCGCGTTTTTCCCGCAGTTTATCCAGATAACCAGCGATGTCGGCCTGAGCCTTGGTCTGTTGAGCATTATCTGGGTGGTTATCGATCTTGCCGTGCTGTCGTTCTATATTCTCGCTATTCGTCGCTGGCTGGCCCCGACGTATACCTCTCGCTTAACGACAATTGCCGCCTGGTTTTTGCTGATCCTTGGGCTGTATGGCGTGGGATATCATTTCTGGCTGCTGGCAATCCGTTAGCCTTGCCCGCAGGAGGGGCAGCGGCCTGATTGGGGACCTGGAGCTCAAAACCAGCGCGTTGACGCGGTATTCACCGCGCAATCCAGGCAGTACGACAAGAGAGAACAATGTGGACGGCGGCGGGCGACGGCAACATGGGGAGA contains:
- a CDS encoding putative bifunctional diguanylate cyclase/phosphodiesterase encodes the protein MVNLPGWRNLPSAKTLSVMIFLAGIGLIVSVISLIYLSQHLISIKTNEIDRHRSVLSVDGAVQTSVNRVLSLVLDNSIWDEAVKQTYAPMLNTGWLYDSWGSGFKINNLYDGTFVLDQHYRVLWGSFRSQSFNETDTRFFGSGLQSLIARNAEALRSGKGAYAGITRTREGIAFIGIGLIRPTLGRLQVHDDTRRYLVVTRHINAGMLQTLGNTFQINGLHETQGSSEYSIPLRTHAGEIIGYLSWQPRLPGAEAAHAASNSIRLIAIVAASLILLFILFSCLGLYKLSCGEKLARNIALTDWLSQLPNRRALIGRLNQQCEEPQQVTQCVVFIDLDGFKDVNDNYGHDVGDALIAHIARALQERVPGDGLLARMGGDEFAMTISGELAVDQASAFAWAVLEMLKSPVKLNERKIYISASIGIASGSPASCSSTELFRRADIAMYHSKKSGKGRTSWYDETLNDTRQYQLNIENGIRQGLENDEFDVWYQPIVNADTLEMEGVEALLRWPRRPEGPLPPDVFIGIAESSGLIYALGQFALYRACCDLQPIGELMLSVNISPAQFRDPEFETRVVQVLARCHFPARRLQIEVTESYVMENPARALAAIENLKALGAAVALDDFGTGYSSIGYLRSFRFDTLKIDKSLAGLVDVDAQAAELVRGTVRIASALGMTVVAEGVENQQQLALLRRAGCDRLQGFYFSEPMPISSLLLLRQQQG
- a CDS encoding LysR substrate-binding domain-containing protein, coding for MSMPPLYALRAFETAARLGSFSTAAAALHVTPGAVSRHISTLEAWFDCQLFTRQGPKVTLTDAGRQLASALAENFAAIDRACQTLRHQAGKLRLKSPSTLTMRWLLDVLQRFRQQHPRPVIEMSSVWMDRDSVDFTREPYDCAILLGDGHFGEETCHGLLFAEWLVPVCAPAMVEAARQDLSSCPLIHPTTDRRDWRRWLQHADTPAQTGINQGIVFDSLEQGTMAAMSGHGVSVGDLFLSLEAIRSGLLALPFAQAVATGEGYYLVWPKHTLNPQPVDLLYQFLLAHIPAPFPDGLSRRGQAPE
- a CDS encoding LysE family translocator is translated as MNYALMAGYSMTVLALIATPGPVVLLVTGCAARDGASLALRTMIGSNLASLVLMAVAAAMLSGAVAIHPDVLLLLAALGSIYITWLALSMLRAPHITPGAVTARGGVLSGFATALSNPKDILFFVAFFPQFIQITSDVGLSLGLLSIIWVVIDLAVLSFYILAIRRWLAPTYTSRLTTIAAWFLLILGLYGVGYHFWLLAIR
- a CDS encoding trypsin-like serine peptidase — encoded protein: MRKDVLLLLCSCLLSPFAHADDDSMSAKDIKTLFFGHDDRKPVNNPAEEPWDAIGQLETASGNLCTATLISPHLALTAGHCLLTPPKGKPDKPVALRFISRKGGWVYEIHGIEGRVDPSLGKRLKADGDGWIVPSAAAPWDFGLIVLRYAPGGITPIPLFSGDKAALTAALKVSERKVTQSGYPEDHLDNLYSHQDCIVTGWAQNTVLSHQCDTLPGDSGSPLLLKTDTGWQVIAVQSSAPGPKDRWRADNRAISVTGFRDKLEALANE